A window of Pirellula sp. SH-Sr6A contains these coding sequences:
- a CDS encoding DUF1501 domain-containing protein — protein sequence MNRSNHPFELALQQETRRHFFERCGIGVGALALQQLLAQSGFGAGFESNALAPKDPHFAPKAKRVIFLFMAGGPSQLDMLDYKPALNQLNGQPIPQSYVEGKRFAFMDSSHRINLLGTRRTFAQYGETGSWVSDLLPHTAKIVDDLTFIRTCKTDLFNHAPAKLFMNTGTGQFGRPSMGAWLTYGLGSECNDLPGFVVLQSGPRGPRGGAILWGSGMLPSTYQGVPLRNKGEPILNLTTPEQVTEEKQIEVIRAVGELNAMRFANTGDDEIATRINAYEMAYRMQSSAPDLMDTSDETQETLDLYGIRDPKESTFARNCLLARRLAERGVRFIQLYHTNWDHHGGPTENLEKHLPEISKEIDQPCAGLVQDLQRRGLLDDTIVIWGGEFGRTPMGEVRESTGRNHHIDAFTMWFAGGGFKPGVSYGETDEFGFGPIDQSVHVRDIHATILHQLGLHHERLTVRSQGLDFRLTGVLPARVVKEVLA from the coding sequence ATGAATCGATCCAACCATCCATTTGAACTAGCTCTGCAACAGGAAACGCGTCGCCACTTCTTTGAACGATGTGGAATTGGGGTAGGTGCTCTGGCGCTGCAACAGTTGTTGGCGCAATCTGGTTTTGGGGCCGGTTTCGAGAGCAATGCGCTCGCGCCGAAGGATCCGCATTTTGCTCCGAAGGCGAAGCGAGTCATCTTTTTGTTCATGGCGGGGGGCCCCTCCCAACTGGACATGCTCGACTACAAGCCCGCGTTGAACCAGTTGAACGGGCAACCAATTCCGCAGAGTTATGTGGAAGGGAAGCGGTTTGCATTCATGGACAGCAGTCACCGCATCAATTTGCTCGGAACGCGGCGAACCTTTGCCCAGTATGGAGAGACGGGATCTTGGGTAAGCGATCTGCTACCTCATACGGCCAAGATCGTGGACGATCTCACATTTATCCGCACGTGCAAAACCGATTTGTTCAACCATGCTCCCGCCAAGCTGTTTATGAATACTGGGACTGGGCAGTTCGGTCGCCCCAGCATGGGGGCTTGGTTGACATACGGATTGGGAAGCGAGTGCAATGACTTGCCTGGCTTCGTGGTATTGCAGAGCGGCCCCCGCGGTCCTCGCGGAGGTGCGATTCTCTGGGGGAGCGGCATGTTGCCATCGACGTATCAAGGAGTGCCGCTACGAAACAAGGGTGAGCCGATCTTGAATTTAACGACACCGGAGCAAGTCACCGAGGAGAAACAGATTGAAGTGATTCGCGCGGTGGGAGAGCTCAATGCGATGCGGTTTGCCAACACGGGGGACGACGAGATCGCAACACGAATCAATGCGTATGAAATGGCTTATCGTATGCAGTCCAGCGCGCCGGATTTGATGGATACTTCGGATGAGACCCAAGAGACCCTCGACTTGTATGGCATCCGGGATCCCAAGGAGTCGACGTTTGCCAGGAACTGTTTGTTAGCCCGAAGGTTAGCAGAACGCGGGGTTCGATTCATACAGCTTTACCACACCAACTGGGACCATCACGGAGGTCCGACCGAGAACTTAGAAAAGCACTTGCCCGAAATCAGCAAGGAGATCGATCAGCCCTGCGCGGGGTTGGTTCAAGATCTACAGCGTCGTGGGCTTCTCGATGACACGATTGTCATTTGGGGAGGAGAGTTCGGCAGGACACCGATGGGAGAGGTGCGAGAATCGACGGGGCGAAACCATCACATCGATGCATTCACCATGTGGTTTGCCGGAGGCGGTTTCAAGCCGGGTGTGAGCTATGGCGAGACCGACGAGTTTGGATTTGGACCGATCGATCAGTCGGTGCATGTGCGCGACATCCATGCAACCATCTTGCATCAGCTTGGACTGCATCACGAGCGTCTGACGGTGCGTTCTCAAGGACTTGATTTCCGTTTGACCGGTGTCCTCCCAGCGCGTGTTGTGAAAGAAGTTTTGGCGTAG
- a CDS encoding DUF1559 domain-containing protein, giving the protein MLQKRKGFTLVELLVVIAIIGILVGLLLPAVQAAREAARRMSCSNNMKQLALSMHNYESSFKKVSRLATWVDKGLGMQQSNWNGYSAHVGILPFIEQNNLFQQFTFTLYHYDNPAPPPAGVSVTPLILGRTPIPAFLCPSDRPYPSAAELGQNNYGWSEGSNVGWNTAAGNQNGFYKRNVDTKFGDITDGLSNTIMMAEFVKGDATTAILTNMGDFARNIPLPFAMKPTQAQLDAYGALTAAAGATHRADAGFRWAAPGFYNTAINTVAPPNWRFPAGMACDGCGQGDSSGVFPARSRHTGGVMHALGDGSVTFISNSVDLITYQSLGSAIGADVPGEY; this is encoded by the coding sequence ATGTTACAGAAGCGTAAAGGCTTCACGCTCGTTGAATTGTTGGTCGTTATTGCGATCATCGGAATTTTGGTCGGGCTGCTGTTGCCCGCCGTGCAAGCGGCTCGGGAAGCGGCACGCCGTATGAGCTGCAGCAACAACATGAAGCAGTTGGCATTGTCGATGCACAACTATGAGAGCTCATTCAAGAAAGTCTCGCGTTTGGCGACTTGGGTCGACAAGGGACTTGGAATGCAGCAATCGAACTGGAATGGATATTCCGCACACGTCGGAATCCTTCCGTTCATCGAACAGAACAATCTGTTCCAGCAGTTTACCTTCACCCTCTATCACTACGACAACCCGGCACCACCCCCTGCCGGTGTTAGCGTAACGCCTTTGATCTTGGGACGTACCCCGATTCCAGCATTCCTTTGCCCATCGGATCGCCCTTATCCGTCGGCAGCTGAATTGGGACAAAACAATTACGGCTGGAGCGAAGGCTCGAACGTGGGTTGGAACACCGCTGCAGGAAATCAAAACGGTTTCTACAAGCGAAACGTCGATACCAAGTTTGGGGACATCACCGACGGTCTTTCCAACACCATTATGATGGCGGAATTCGTCAAGGGTGACGCAACAACAGCGATCCTCACCAACATGGGTGACTTCGCTCGTAACATTCCCCTTCCTTTCGCCATGAAGCCAACTCAAGCTCAGCTTGATGCTTACGGTGCTCTCACCGCAGCAGCTGGTGCGACCCACCGTGCCGACGCAGGATTCCGCTGGGCTGCTCCTGGCTTCTACAACACGGCCATTAACACCGTTGCACCACCAAACTGGCGGTTCCCCGCTGGTATGGCGTGTGATGGTTGCGGTCAAGGAGACTCCTCCGGTGTATTCCCAGCACGAAGCCGACACACCGGTGGCGTAATGCACGCTCTCGGTGACGGTTCGGTTACTTTCATCAGTAACAGCGTGGATCTCATCACCTACCAATCGCTGGGTTCAGCTATTGGTGCCGATGTGCCTGGCGAGTACTAA